One region of Lathamus discolor isolate bLatDis1 chromosome 2, bLatDis1.hap1, whole genome shotgun sequence genomic DNA includes:
- the DBF4 gene encoding protein DBF4 homolog A isoform X3: MQAKSEKIRSSLKNVKKDTGKTEKLKYKPLTGKVFYLDIPSNVISEKIGKDLKLLGGRVESFLSKDISYLVSNKKEAKFAPSLGQISPVPSPESAGNGGNSSPHPSNRKDRHDISSFKIVDTVRMSRGKSLVEKAIKEQDLIPSGSILSNALSWGVKILHIDDVKNYIEQKKKELYLIKRAGSSSKDVGKQVTTQKSRTGRLKNPFVKVEDRSRLYRPFYLQLPIFPVLNYCVPKPYSPFEVDKKHPSGQQQTQSKQSPFFGHTDAYIQKCGLLLSLWVSIRYFFFLSDTGFFFVLILDAIQTKINSDKDCGTPVQLPQKDKKRRGYCECCGKKYEDLQTHLESEQHRNFAQSTQYQVVDDIISKFVYKFVEYKDDEKIKRTKCSTGCFSPIIGKITRPDELKERLKKQRISLKSYSWKDTTMRALKPDRQPAEVQPNSVPIPTPLSGSVCSVLYCHLAQPSELQIKFRNNDENTETDCSCAANLRQTVVSSYFIQPPPRKDDKAYTETLSRAYESSNKEILELEVNKKNLQCFQGGMCTLCSHAEVTEFSEKDKNPLQPKRKLNNAVVLPAKCLKKTDANPTFVKKHRDFCDNHQQMQHNVVLEAEVSDTAINKELNELAASSTPSSPSGKLHRKVKLYLGRNKKETQKQNLDLCVKYTNGLSVPEQKRSSCSSPVQALLELFQTSERNSEFGGFSGYTESKGNTSMKDIWEGQNTNVVWSLFSSSSSSPFVGF; encoded by the exons ATGCAAGCAAAAAGTGAAAAGATAAGATCTTCTCTGAAGAATGTGAAAAAAGATACAGGGAAGACAGAGAAACTTAAGTATAAGCCACTCACTGGGAAGGTGTTCTACCTCGATATTCCATCAAATGTGATCTCTGAAAAAataggaaaggacctcaaatTACTAGGAGGG AGAGTGGAGAGTTTTCTTAGTAAAGATATCAGCTATCTGGTGTCTAATAAAAAGGAGGCAAAATTTGCACCAAGTCTTGGTCAGATTTCTCCTGTTCCTAGCCCAGAATCTGCAGGTAATGGAGGAAATAGTTCACCTCATCCTAGCAACCGAAAAGATCGACATGACATAAGTTCATTTAAGATAGTGGACACA GTACGTATGAGCAGAGGAAAATCCTTAGTTGAAAAAGCAATTAAGGAACAG GATTTAATCCCTTCTGGTAGTATACTATCTAATGCATTGAGTTGGGGAGTGAAGATACTTCATATTGAtg ATGTTAAGAATTACattgaacaaaagaaaaaggaactcTACCTAATCAAACGAGCAGGCAGTTCTTCAAAAGATGTG GGAAAACAAGTTACTACTCAAAAGTCAAGAA CAGGTAGACTGAAAAATCCATTTGTGAAGGTGGAAGATAGAAGTCG CCTCTACCGGCCGTTTTATCTGCAGTTACCCATTTTTCCGGTTCTGAATTACTGTGTTCCAAAACCATATAGTCCATTTGAGGTGGATAAGAAGCATCCTTCTGGTCAACAGCAAACGCAGTCTAAGCAAAG TCCTTTTTTTGGACATACAGATGCATACATCCAAAAATGCGGCCTTCTCCTGTCACTGTGGGTCAGCataagatacttttttttcctttctgacacTGGTTTCTTCTTTGTCCTCATCTTGGATGCCATCCA GACCAAAATAAATAGTGACAAGGACTGTGGAACTCCTGTTCAGCTCCCTCAGAAGgacaaaaaaaggagaggatATTGTGAATGCTGTGGGAAGAAATATGAAGATCTGCAAACA CACCTTGAGAGTGAACAGCACCGGAATTTTGCACAAAGCACACAGTATCAAGTTGTTGATGATATAATCTCAAAGTTTGTTTACAAGTTTGTAGAAtacaaagatgatgaaaaaataaaaag GACAAAATGTAGTACAGGCTGTTTTTCTCCTATTATTGGGAAGATAACTAGACCAGATGAGCTGAAAGAACGACTGAAAAAGCAACGCATTTCCTTGAAAAGCTACTCGTGGAAGGATACAACAATGCGGGCACTCAAACCGGATCGCCAGCCTGCAGAAGTACAACCAAATTCTGTGCCAATACCTACCCCTCTTTCTGGGTCTGTTTGTTCAGTTCTTTATTGTCACCTGGCACAACCTTCGGAACTGCAAATTAAGTTCAGAAATAatgatgaaaatactgaaactgATTGCTCCTGTGCTGCAAACTTAAGACAGACTGTTGTATCATCATATTTCATACAACCACCCCCTCGGAAAGATGACAAGGCATATACAGAGACCTTGTCTCGAGCTTATGAGTCATCCAATAAGGAAATACTGGAACtagaagtaaataaaaagaatttacaGTGTTTTCAGGGAGGCATGTGTACTTTATGTTCTCATGCTGAAGTTACAGAATTTagtgaaaaagacaaaaacccattgcagccaaaaagaaaattaaataatgcaGTAGTTCTACCAGcaaagtgtttgaaaaaaaCAGATGCCAATCCTACATTTGTCAAGAAGCATCGTGATTTCTGTGATAATCATCAACAGATGCAGCACAATGTAGTTCTGGAGGCTGAGGTATCTGATACTGCTATAAACAAAGAACTTAATGAATTGGCTGCCAGCAGTACACCCAGTTCACCATCTGGAAAACTACACAGAAAAGTGAAGCTTTActtgggaagaaataaaaaagaaacccagaaaCAAAACCTGGACTTATGCGTAAAGTATACAAATGGACTGTCTGTTCCTGAACAGAAGAGAAGCTCTTGCAGCTCCCCAGTGCAGGCCCTGCTAGAGTTATTTCAGACAAGTGAAAGAAACTCAGAATTTGGAGGTTTTTCAGGTTACACAGAGAGCAAAGGTAATACTAGCATGAAAGATATATGGGAAGGGCAGAATACAAATGTTGTGTGgtcattattttcctcttcatcctcatccccattTGTTGgattttaa
- the DBF4 gene encoding protein DBF4 homolog A isoform X4, with amino-acid sequence MKPNAVEAADKGARPSDGMQAKSEKIRSSLKNVKKDTGKTEKLKYKPLTGKVFYLDIPSNVISEKIGKDLKLLGGRVESFLSKDISYLVSNKKEAKFAPSLGQISPVPSPESAGNGGNSSPHPSNRKDRHDISSFKIVDTVRMSRGKSLVEKAIKEQDLIPSGSILSNALSWGVKILHIDDVKNYIEQKKKELYLIKRAGSSSKDVGKQVTTQKSRTGRLKNPFVKVEDRSRLYRPFYLQLPIFPVLNYCVPKPYSPFEVDKKHPSGQQQTQSKQRTKINSDKDCGTPVQLPQKDKKRRGYCECCGKKYEDLQTHLESEQHRNFAQSTQYQVVDDIISKFVYKFVEYKDDEKIKRTKCSTGCFSPIIGKITRPDELKERLKKQRISLKSYSWKDTTMRALKPDRQPAEVQPNSVPIPTPLSGSVCSVLYCHLAQPSELQIKFRNNDENTETDCSCAANLRQTVVSSYFIQPPPRKDDKAYTETLSRAYESSNKEILELEVNKKNLQCFQGGMCTLCSHAEVTEFSEKDKNPLQPKRKLNNAVVLPAKCLKKTDANPTFVKKHRDFCDNHQQMQHNVVLEAEVSDTAINKELNELAASSTPSSPSGKLHRKVKLYLGRNKKETQKQNLDLCVKYTNGLSVPEQKRSSCSSPVQALLELFQTSERNSEFGGFSGYTESKGNTSMKDIWEGQNTNVVWSLFSSSSSSPFVGF; translated from the exons ATGAAACCAAACGCCGTAGAGGCTGCCGACAAAGGAGCACGTCCCT cagATGGAATGCAAGCAAAAAGTGAAAAGATAAGATCTTCTCTGAAGAATGTGAAAAAAGATACAGGGAAGACAGAGAAACTTAAGTATAAGCCACTCACTGGGAAGGTGTTCTACCTCGATATTCCATCAAATGTGATCTCTGAAAAAataggaaaggacctcaaatTACTAGGAGGG AGAGTGGAGAGTTTTCTTAGTAAAGATATCAGCTATCTGGTGTCTAATAAAAAGGAGGCAAAATTTGCACCAAGTCTTGGTCAGATTTCTCCTGTTCCTAGCCCAGAATCTGCAGGTAATGGAGGAAATAGTTCACCTCATCCTAGCAACCGAAAAGATCGACATGACATAAGTTCATTTAAGATAGTGGACACA GTACGTATGAGCAGAGGAAAATCCTTAGTTGAAAAAGCAATTAAGGAACAG GATTTAATCCCTTCTGGTAGTATACTATCTAATGCATTGAGTTGGGGAGTGAAGATACTTCATATTGAtg ATGTTAAGAATTACattgaacaaaagaaaaaggaactcTACCTAATCAAACGAGCAGGCAGTTCTTCAAAAGATGTG GGAAAACAAGTTACTACTCAAAAGTCAAGAA CAGGTAGACTGAAAAATCCATTTGTGAAGGTGGAAGATAGAAGTCG CCTCTACCGGCCGTTTTATCTGCAGTTACCCATTTTTCCGGTTCTGAATTACTGTGTTCCAAAACCATATAGTCCATTTGAGGTGGATAAGAAGCATCCTTCTGGTCAACAGCAAACGCAGTCTAAGCAAAG GACCAAAATAAATAGTGACAAGGACTGTGGAACTCCTGTTCAGCTCCCTCAGAAGgacaaaaaaaggagaggatATTGTGAATGCTGTGGGAAGAAATATGAAGATCTGCAAACA CACCTTGAGAGTGAACAGCACCGGAATTTTGCACAAAGCACACAGTATCAAGTTGTTGATGATATAATCTCAAAGTTTGTTTACAAGTTTGTAGAAtacaaagatgatgaaaaaataaaaag GACAAAATGTAGTACAGGCTGTTTTTCTCCTATTATTGGGAAGATAACTAGACCAGATGAGCTGAAAGAACGACTGAAAAAGCAACGCATTTCCTTGAAAAGCTACTCGTGGAAGGATACAACAATGCGGGCACTCAAACCGGATCGCCAGCCTGCAGAAGTACAACCAAATTCTGTGCCAATACCTACCCCTCTTTCTGGGTCTGTTTGTTCAGTTCTTTATTGTCACCTGGCACAACCTTCGGAACTGCAAATTAAGTTCAGAAATAatgatgaaaatactgaaactgATTGCTCCTGTGCTGCAAACTTAAGACAGACTGTTGTATCATCATATTTCATACAACCACCCCCTCGGAAAGATGACAAGGCATATACAGAGACCTTGTCTCGAGCTTATGAGTCATCCAATAAGGAAATACTGGAACtagaagtaaataaaaagaatttacaGTGTTTTCAGGGAGGCATGTGTACTTTATGTTCTCATGCTGAAGTTACAGAATTTagtgaaaaagacaaaaacccattgcagccaaaaagaaaattaaataatgcaGTAGTTCTACCAGcaaagtgtttgaaaaaaaCAGATGCCAATCCTACATTTGTCAAGAAGCATCGTGATTTCTGTGATAATCATCAACAGATGCAGCACAATGTAGTTCTGGAGGCTGAGGTATCTGATACTGCTATAAACAAAGAACTTAATGAATTGGCTGCCAGCAGTACACCCAGTTCACCATCTGGAAAACTACACAGAAAAGTGAAGCTTTActtgggaagaaataaaaaagaaacccagaaaCAAAACCTGGACTTATGCGTAAAGTATACAAATGGACTGTCTGTTCCTGAACAGAAGAGAAGCTCTTGCAGCTCCCCAGTGCAGGCCCTGCTAGAGTTATTTCAGACAAGTGAAAGAAACTCAGAATTTGGAGGTTTTTCAGGTTACACAGAGAGCAAAGGTAATACTAGCATGAAAGATATATGGGAAGGGCAGAATACAAATGTTGTGTGgtcattattttcctcttcatcctcatccccattTGTTGgattttaa
- the DBF4 gene encoding protein DBF4 homolog A isoform X7, producing MSRGKSLVEKAIKEQDLIPSGSILSNALSWGVKILHIDDVKNYIEQKKKELYLIKRAGSSSKDVGKQVTTQKSRTGRLKNPFVKVEDRSRLYRPFYLQLPIFPVLNYCVPKPYSPFEVDKKHPSGQQQTQSKQSPFFGHTDAYIQKCGLLLSLWVSIRYFFFLSDTGFFFVLILDAIQTKINSDKDCGTPVQLPQKDKKRRGYCECCGKKYEDLQTHLESEQHRNFAQSTQYQVVDDIISKFVYKFVEYKDDEKIKRTKCSTGCFSPIIGKITRPDELKERLKKQRISLKSYSWKDTTMRALKPDRQPAEVQPNSVPIPTPLSGSVCSVLYCHLAQPSELQIKFRNNDENTETDCSCAANLRQTVVSSYFIQPPPRKDDKAYTETLSRAYESSNKEILELEVNKKNLQCFQGGMCTLCSHAEVTEFSEKDKNPLQPKRKLNNAVVLPAKCLKKTDANPTFVKKHRDFCDNHQQMQHNVVLEAEVSDTAINKELNELAASSTPSSPSGKLHRKVKLYLGRNKKETQKQNLDLCVKYTNGLSVPEQKRSSCSSPVQALLELFQTSERNSEFGGFSGYTESKGNTSMKDIWEGQNTNVVWSLFSSSSSSPFVGF from the exons ATGAGCAGAGGAAAATCCTTAGTTGAAAAAGCAATTAAGGAACAG GATTTAATCCCTTCTGGTAGTATACTATCTAATGCATTGAGTTGGGGAGTGAAGATACTTCATATTGAtg ATGTTAAGAATTACattgaacaaaagaaaaaggaactcTACCTAATCAAACGAGCAGGCAGTTCTTCAAAAGATGTG GGAAAACAAGTTACTACTCAAAAGTCAAGAA CAGGTAGACTGAAAAATCCATTTGTGAAGGTGGAAGATAGAAGTCG CCTCTACCGGCCGTTTTATCTGCAGTTACCCATTTTTCCGGTTCTGAATTACTGTGTTCCAAAACCATATAGTCCATTTGAGGTGGATAAGAAGCATCCTTCTGGTCAACAGCAAACGCAGTCTAAGCAAAG TCCTTTTTTTGGACATACAGATGCATACATCCAAAAATGCGGCCTTCTCCTGTCACTGTGGGTCAGCataagatacttttttttcctttctgacacTGGTTTCTTCTTTGTCCTCATCTTGGATGCCATCCA GACCAAAATAAATAGTGACAAGGACTGTGGAACTCCTGTTCAGCTCCCTCAGAAGgacaaaaaaaggagaggatATTGTGAATGCTGTGGGAAGAAATATGAAGATCTGCAAACA CACCTTGAGAGTGAACAGCACCGGAATTTTGCACAAAGCACACAGTATCAAGTTGTTGATGATATAATCTCAAAGTTTGTTTACAAGTTTGTAGAAtacaaagatgatgaaaaaataaaaag GACAAAATGTAGTACAGGCTGTTTTTCTCCTATTATTGGGAAGATAACTAGACCAGATGAGCTGAAAGAACGACTGAAAAAGCAACGCATTTCCTTGAAAAGCTACTCGTGGAAGGATACAACAATGCGGGCACTCAAACCGGATCGCCAGCCTGCAGAAGTACAACCAAATTCTGTGCCAATACCTACCCCTCTTTCTGGGTCTGTTTGTTCAGTTCTTTATTGTCACCTGGCACAACCTTCGGAACTGCAAATTAAGTTCAGAAATAatgatgaaaatactgaaactgATTGCTCCTGTGCTGCAAACTTAAGACAGACTGTTGTATCATCATATTTCATACAACCACCCCCTCGGAAAGATGACAAGGCATATACAGAGACCTTGTCTCGAGCTTATGAGTCATCCAATAAGGAAATACTGGAACtagaagtaaataaaaagaatttacaGTGTTTTCAGGGAGGCATGTGTACTTTATGTTCTCATGCTGAAGTTACAGAATTTagtgaaaaagacaaaaacccattgcagccaaaaagaaaattaaataatgcaGTAGTTCTACCAGcaaagtgtttgaaaaaaaCAGATGCCAATCCTACATTTGTCAAGAAGCATCGTGATTTCTGTGATAATCATCAACAGATGCAGCACAATGTAGTTCTGGAGGCTGAGGTATCTGATACTGCTATAAACAAAGAACTTAATGAATTGGCTGCCAGCAGTACACCCAGTTCACCATCTGGAAAACTACACAGAAAAGTGAAGCTTTActtgggaagaaataaaaaagaaacccagaaaCAAAACCTGGACTTATGCGTAAAGTATACAAATGGACTGTCTGTTCCTGAACAGAAGAGAAGCTCTTGCAGCTCCCCAGTGCAGGCCCTGCTAGAGTTATTTCAGACAAGTGAAAGAAACTCAGAATTTGGAGGTTTTTCAGGTTACACAGAGAGCAAAGGTAATACTAGCATGAAAGATATATGGGAAGGGCAGAATACAAATGTTGTGTGgtcattattttcctcttcatcctcatccccattTGTTGgattttaa
- the DBF4 gene encoding protein DBF4 homolog A isoform X1 — MKPNAVEAADKGARPSDGMQAKSEKIRSSLKNVKKDTGKTEKLKYKPLTGKVFYLDIPSNVISEKIGKDLKLLGGRVESFLSKDISYLVSNKKEAKFAPSLGQISPVPSPESAGNGGNSSPHPSNRKDRHDISSFKIVDTVRMSRGKSLVEKAIKEQDLIPSGSILSNALSWGVKILHIDDVKNYIEQKKKELYLIKRAGSSSKDVGKQVTTQKSRTGRLKNPFVKVEDRSRLYRPFYLQLPIFPVLNYCVPKPYSPFEVDKKHPSGQQQTQSKQSPFFGHTDAYIQKCGLLLSLWVSIRYFFFLSDTGFFFVLILDAIQTKINSDKDCGTPVQLPQKDKKRRGYCECCGKKYEDLQTHLESEQHRNFAQSTQYQVVDDIISKFVYKFVEYKDDEKIKRTKCSTGCFSPIIGKITRPDELKERLKKQRISLKSYSWKDTTMRALKPDRQPAEVQPNSVPIPTPLSGSVCSVLYCHLAQPSELQIKFRNNDENTETDCSCAANLRQTVVSSYFIQPPPRKDDKAYTETLSRAYESSNKEILELEVNKKNLQCFQGGMCTLCSHAEVTEFSEKDKNPLQPKRKLNNAVVLPAKCLKKTDANPTFVKKHRDFCDNHQQMQHNVVLEAEVSDTAINKELNELAASSTPSSPSGKLHRKVKLYLGRNKKETQKQNLDLCVKYTNGLSVPEQKRSSCSSPVQALLELFQTSERNSEFGGFSGYTESKGNTSMKDIWEGQNTNVVWSLFSSSSSSPFVGF, encoded by the exons ATGAAACCAAACGCCGTAGAGGCTGCCGACAAAGGAGCACGTCCCT cagATGGAATGCAAGCAAAAAGTGAAAAGATAAGATCTTCTCTGAAGAATGTGAAAAAAGATACAGGGAAGACAGAGAAACTTAAGTATAAGCCACTCACTGGGAAGGTGTTCTACCTCGATATTCCATCAAATGTGATCTCTGAAAAAataggaaaggacctcaaatTACTAGGAGGG AGAGTGGAGAGTTTTCTTAGTAAAGATATCAGCTATCTGGTGTCTAATAAAAAGGAGGCAAAATTTGCACCAAGTCTTGGTCAGATTTCTCCTGTTCCTAGCCCAGAATCTGCAGGTAATGGAGGAAATAGTTCACCTCATCCTAGCAACCGAAAAGATCGACATGACATAAGTTCATTTAAGATAGTGGACACA GTACGTATGAGCAGAGGAAAATCCTTAGTTGAAAAAGCAATTAAGGAACAG GATTTAATCCCTTCTGGTAGTATACTATCTAATGCATTGAGTTGGGGAGTGAAGATACTTCATATTGAtg ATGTTAAGAATTACattgaacaaaagaaaaaggaactcTACCTAATCAAACGAGCAGGCAGTTCTTCAAAAGATGTG GGAAAACAAGTTACTACTCAAAAGTCAAGAA CAGGTAGACTGAAAAATCCATTTGTGAAGGTGGAAGATAGAAGTCG CCTCTACCGGCCGTTTTATCTGCAGTTACCCATTTTTCCGGTTCTGAATTACTGTGTTCCAAAACCATATAGTCCATTTGAGGTGGATAAGAAGCATCCTTCTGGTCAACAGCAAACGCAGTCTAAGCAAAG TCCTTTTTTTGGACATACAGATGCATACATCCAAAAATGCGGCCTTCTCCTGTCACTGTGGGTCAGCataagatacttttttttcctttctgacacTGGTTTCTTCTTTGTCCTCATCTTGGATGCCATCCA GACCAAAATAAATAGTGACAAGGACTGTGGAACTCCTGTTCAGCTCCCTCAGAAGgacaaaaaaaggagaggatATTGTGAATGCTGTGGGAAGAAATATGAAGATCTGCAAACA CACCTTGAGAGTGAACAGCACCGGAATTTTGCACAAAGCACACAGTATCAAGTTGTTGATGATATAATCTCAAAGTTTGTTTACAAGTTTGTAGAAtacaaagatgatgaaaaaataaaaag GACAAAATGTAGTACAGGCTGTTTTTCTCCTATTATTGGGAAGATAACTAGACCAGATGAGCTGAAAGAACGACTGAAAAAGCAACGCATTTCCTTGAAAAGCTACTCGTGGAAGGATACAACAATGCGGGCACTCAAACCGGATCGCCAGCCTGCAGAAGTACAACCAAATTCTGTGCCAATACCTACCCCTCTTTCTGGGTCTGTTTGTTCAGTTCTTTATTGTCACCTGGCACAACCTTCGGAACTGCAAATTAAGTTCAGAAATAatgatgaaaatactgaaactgATTGCTCCTGTGCTGCAAACTTAAGACAGACTGTTGTATCATCATATTTCATACAACCACCCCCTCGGAAAGATGACAAGGCATATACAGAGACCTTGTCTCGAGCTTATGAGTCATCCAATAAGGAAATACTGGAACtagaagtaaataaaaagaatttacaGTGTTTTCAGGGAGGCATGTGTACTTTATGTTCTCATGCTGAAGTTACAGAATTTagtgaaaaagacaaaaacccattgcagccaaaaagaaaattaaataatgcaGTAGTTCTACCAGcaaagtgtttgaaaaaaaCAGATGCCAATCCTACATTTGTCAAGAAGCATCGTGATTTCTGTGATAATCATCAACAGATGCAGCACAATGTAGTTCTGGAGGCTGAGGTATCTGATACTGCTATAAACAAAGAACTTAATGAATTGGCTGCCAGCAGTACACCCAGTTCACCATCTGGAAAACTACACAGAAAAGTGAAGCTTTActtgggaagaaataaaaaagaaacccagaaaCAAAACCTGGACTTATGCGTAAAGTATACAAATGGACTGTCTGTTCCTGAACAGAAGAGAAGCTCTTGCAGCTCCCCAGTGCAGGCCCTGCTAGAGTTATTTCAGACAAGTGAAAGAAACTCAGAATTTGGAGGTTTTTCAGGTTACACAGAGAGCAAAGGTAATACTAGCATGAAAGATATATGGGAAGGGCAGAATACAAATGTTGTGTGgtcattattttcctcttcatcctcatccccattTGTTGgattttaa
- the DBF4 gene encoding protein DBF4 homolog A isoform X2, with the protein MKPNAVEAADKGARPSDGMQAKSEKIRSSLKNVKKDTGKTEKLKYKPLTGKVFYLDIPSNVISEKIGKDLKLLGGRVESFLSKDISYLVSNKKEAKFAPSLGQISPVPSPESAGNGGNSSPHPSNRKDRHDISSFKIVDTVRMSRGKSLVEKAIKEQDLIPSGSILSNALSWGVKILHIDDVKNYIEQKKKELYLIKRAGSSSKDVGKQVTTQKSRSRLKNPFVKVEDRSRLYRPFYLQLPIFPVLNYCVPKPYSPFEVDKKHPSGQQQTQSKQSPFFGHTDAYIQKCGLLLSLWVSIRYFFFLSDTGFFFVLILDAIQTKINSDKDCGTPVQLPQKDKKRRGYCECCGKKYEDLQTHLESEQHRNFAQSTQYQVVDDIISKFVYKFVEYKDDEKIKRTKCSTGCFSPIIGKITRPDELKERLKKQRISLKSYSWKDTTMRALKPDRQPAEVQPNSVPIPTPLSGSVCSVLYCHLAQPSELQIKFRNNDENTETDCSCAANLRQTVVSSYFIQPPPRKDDKAYTETLSRAYESSNKEILELEVNKKNLQCFQGGMCTLCSHAEVTEFSEKDKNPLQPKRKLNNAVVLPAKCLKKTDANPTFVKKHRDFCDNHQQMQHNVVLEAEVSDTAINKELNELAASSTPSSPSGKLHRKVKLYLGRNKKETQKQNLDLCVKYTNGLSVPEQKRSSCSSPVQALLELFQTSERNSEFGGFSGYTESKGNTSMKDIWEGQNTNVVWSLFSSSSSSPFVGF; encoded by the exons ATGAAACCAAACGCCGTAGAGGCTGCCGACAAAGGAGCACGTCCCT cagATGGAATGCAAGCAAAAAGTGAAAAGATAAGATCTTCTCTGAAGAATGTGAAAAAAGATACAGGGAAGACAGAGAAACTTAAGTATAAGCCACTCACTGGGAAGGTGTTCTACCTCGATATTCCATCAAATGTGATCTCTGAAAAAataggaaaggacctcaaatTACTAGGAGGG AGAGTGGAGAGTTTTCTTAGTAAAGATATCAGCTATCTGGTGTCTAATAAAAAGGAGGCAAAATTTGCACCAAGTCTTGGTCAGATTTCTCCTGTTCCTAGCCCAGAATCTGCAGGTAATGGAGGAAATAGTTCACCTCATCCTAGCAACCGAAAAGATCGACATGACATAAGTTCATTTAAGATAGTGGACACA GTACGTATGAGCAGAGGAAAATCCTTAGTTGAAAAAGCAATTAAGGAACAG GATTTAATCCCTTCTGGTAGTATACTATCTAATGCATTGAGTTGGGGAGTGAAGATACTTCATATTGAtg ATGTTAAGAATTACattgaacaaaagaaaaaggaactcTACCTAATCAAACGAGCAGGCAGTTCTTCAAAAGATGTG GGAAAACAAGTTACTACTCAAAAGTCAAGAA GTAGACTGAAAAATCCATTTGTGAAGGTGGAAGATAGAAGTCG CCTCTACCGGCCGTTTTATCTGCAGTTACCCATTTTTCCGGTTCTGAATTACTGTGTTCCAAAACCATATAGTCCATTTGAGGTGGATAAGAAGCATCCTTCTGGTCAACAGCAAACGCAGTCTAAGCAAAG TCCTTTTTTTGGACATACAGATGCATACATCCAAAAATGCGGCCTTCTCCTGTCACTGTGGGTCAGCataagatacttttttttcctttctgacacTGGTTTCTTCTTTGTCCTCATCTTGGATGCCATCCA GACCAAAATAAATAGTGACAAGGACTGTGGAACTCCTGTTCAGCTCCCTCAGAAGgacaaaaaaaggagaggatATTGTGAATGCTGTGGGAAGAAATATGAAGATCTGCAAACA CACCTTGAGAGTGAACAGCACCGGAATTTTGCACAAAGCACACAGTATCAAGTTGTTGATGATATAATCTCAAAGTTTGTTTACAAGTTTGTAGAAtacaaagatgatgaaaaaataaaaag GACAAAATGTAGTACAGGCTGTTTTTCTCCTATTATTGGGAAGATAACTAGACCAGATGAGCTGAAAGAACGACTGAAAAAGCAACGCATTTCCTTGAAAAGCTACTCGTGGAAGGATACAACAATGCGGGCACTCAAACCGGATCGCCAGCCTGCAGAAGTACAACCAAATTCTGTGCCAATACCTACCCCTCTTTCTGGGTCTGTTTGTTCAGTTCTTTATTGTCACCTGGCACAACCTTCGGAACTGCAAATTAAGTTCAGAAATAatgatgaaaatactgaaactgATTGCTCCTGTGCTGCAAACTTAAGACAGACTGTTGTATCATCATATTTCATACAACCACCCCCTCGGAAAGATGACAAGGCATATACAGAGACCTTGTCTCGAGCTTATGAGTCATCCAATAAGGAAATACTGGAACtagaagtaaataaaaagaatttacaGTGTTTTCAGGGAGGCATGTGTACTTTATGTTCTCATGCTGAAGTTACAGAATTTagtgaaaaagacaaaaacccattgcagccaaaaagaaaattaaataatgcaGTAGTTCTACCAGcaaagtgtttgaaaaaaaCAGATGCCAATCCTACATTTGTCAAGAAGCATCGTGATTTCTGTGATAATCATCAACAGATGCAGCACAATGTAGTTCTGGAGGCTGAGGTATCTGATACTGCTATAAACAAAGAACTTAATGAATTGGCTGCCAGCAGTACACCCAGTTCACCATCTGGAAAACTACACAGAAAAGTGAAGCTTTActtgggaagaaataaaaaagaaacccagaaaCAAAACCTGGACTTATGCGTAAAGTATACAAATGGACTGTCTGTTCCTGAACAGAAGAGAAGCTCTTGCAGCTCCCCAGTGCAGGCCCTGCTAGAGTTATTTCAGACAAGTGAAAGAAACTCAGAATTTGGAGGTTTTTCAGGTTACACAGAGAGCAAAGGTAATACTAGCATGAAAGATATATGGGAAGGGCAGAATACAAATGTTGTGTGgtcattattttcctcttcatcctcatccccattTGTTGgattttaa